The sequence TAGGAACAAGTAAGGATCTGATTTTGTTTTCACAAGCCATAAAAAGTGTTGATCCTGTTAAATGGATGGATGCCATGAAAGATGAAATGAAATCATTGGACCAAAATAAAGTCTAGGATCTCGTCGAATTGCCTGAAGGATACAAGAAAATTGGTAGTAAGTGGGTCTTTAAGACCAAGCTTGACTCTAAGGGTAATATCGAATGatttaaagctagacttgtgGCCAAAGGTTTCACTTAGAAAGAAAGCATTGATTACCAAGATACCTTCTTCCCTGTATCTAAGAAGGACTAACTTAGAATCATTTTGGCATTAGTAGCTCATTATGATTTGGAGTTGCACCAAATGGATGTGAAAATTGCTTTCCCAAATAGGACTTTAGAAGGGGATGTCTATATGGATCAACCTAAGGTTTCTCCATTAAGGGTAAGGAACACTTAACTTACATACTTAAGAAGTCAATATACGGACTTAAACAAGTTTCTTGACAATGGTATCTTAAATTTAATGATACCATTATATCTTTTGgatttaaggaaaatattgttaaTCAGTGTATTTATTTGAAGGTTAGTGGGagtaagtttatatttttaattttgtatgttGACAATATTTTGCTTGTTAGTAGTGATCTTGGCTTATTGCATGAAACCAAGAAGGTTCTCTCCATGAGAAAAATATGGGTGAGATAGCTTATGTGATAGGAATTGAAATATTCTGAGATAGATCACATGGACTGTTAGGGTTGTCTCATAAAGCATATATTGAAAGAGTTCTAGAGAGATTCAATATGGAGAAATGTTCAGCTCGGGTTGCGCCAATTCAAAAGGGGGACAAATTCAGCCTTATACAATGCCCACAAAATAAATGGGAttgaaaataaatggaaggAATTCCTCATATTTTTGCAATAGAAAATTTAATGTATGCCCAAACATGCACAAGGCCTAACAACAACTTTGCAGTTGGTAAGCGACGAAGATACCAAAGAAATCCAGGATCGAATCATCAGAAAGTTGCAAAGAAAGTGATGAGATACTTGCAAGACACAAAGGATTACATGCTCACATTTAAGAGATCCGATAATCTTGAGGTCATTGGTTACTCAGATTCAAATTTTGCTGGATATGTTGATGGTAGAAAGTCTACTTTTGGTTATTTGTTCATGTTAGCTGGAGGAGCGATATTATGGAAAAGTTCAAAGCAAACTATCACTACTACATCCACTATGGAAGTTAAATTTGTGGCATGCTTTGAGGCCACAGTTCATGGATTGTGTTTGCGGAATTTTATCTCAGGACTTGGAATTATTAGCACTAAGCCACTGAGAATTTATTGTAATAATTCTGCAACTaagtttttctctaaaaatgATAAGTATTCTAATAGTGCAAAGCACATGGAATTTAAATACCTTACTATTAAAGAAGAAGTTCAAAAACAACAAGTGTCAATAGAACACATAAGCACATAGCTTATGATTGTAGATCCATTGCTAAAGGAGTTAACTCTTAAGACATTTAAGGAACATGTTGATCAAATGGGTCTTGAATGTAGAACatgatggtttttattttaatattactttatGCTTTTGACACTTGGAGATCTTATTAAATGTGTTTTTGAttattcttgttttattttatgaacGCACATATATGATGATGAATGAATAATAACAGGAATAGTCTCTAACAAAAGAAACATTATTGTTGGACCTTTTGAGTTTTCTAATGTTGTAGTACATGGAAAGTACTATGTCGTATTATTGATATGGAACTGCCATGACTCGCATTAGTGAGTTGTTTAATTATAGTATTATGATGActaatttatagtaagaggatATGTATGTATCATCGTGCACCTAATAGATAATGTTATTAAATGTGTTTCTGATaattcttgttttattttatgcaCACACATATACGATGATGAATGAATAATAATAGGAATAGTCTCTAACAAAAGAGACATTATTGTTAGACCTTTTAAGTCACTTCTCATTGATATGCTATTTTAAGCATGTAGCTAGTGTTGTAGTACATGGAAAGAACTATGTCGTATAATTGATATGGAACCGTCATGACTCGCATTAGTGGATTGTTTAATTATAGTATTATGATGACTAATTTAAAACAAGAGGATATGTATGTATCATTGTGCACCTAATAGTTAATCTTATTAAGCTGTGACGTAAGTTATCATATGGGCCAAGTGGGAGAATGTAAGAATAAATTGTCCCATTTGATAACGTATTCATTTGATAACTTCATATatgttataatttaataaaaagttatatgTCCTTAAAACATTGGTTAATGGAAAAATAAGTTTCCTAAGTAACTCCAACTTTGATGGGCAAGTGGAGGTTATAACTACAAGAAATTTGGTCCTTTTTCTACCTATTAAAGAGACGTTCAACTATCCCATCACATACACTGAatagttaaagaaaaaagagaatcaagagagagaaactaattCTATAAGAATTAAGTGTCTTTTATACTAAGACTTGATCTTAAGAAAATTTCAGCAATGAATCAAAATAAgctttataattaatttgtataGTTGTGATATCATGATAATTCAagatcctaaaatttatatatggttaacaacaaaaacaaaaaccaaaacattTACATGTTGATGAACCTGAAAATAAAGGATACATATGCTTTGTACTATGTACTTCATCCTATAAATATATTCTTTGTGTATATAGTATGAGATCGTTGAACTCCCCCTtattaacatgtactatgtactTCAGGTTTCAGTCTATAAATATATTCTTTGGGGTAGTATGAGTTCATTGAACGCATCCTTATTAGCATATTCACTTTCATACCTTTGTCGCCTGTATGCTTGATTTCCACTGCTGCCAACTAGAATTCATTTGTTTtcataagtttttatttttatttttctaagataaacttctcttttattttaggaCTTGATAGTTAAGAAGGAATTGATGACGGTTTAAGGCTATTTGTTTGccctgaaaattttgattttattttgtattcttttgttatAATTCCTGTTTTAAATAGATAATTGATTGACTTCCTACTCTTATACATAATTCCTTTTTCaattcccccttttttttttaatactctttatttttaaacattccTCTCCTCCAATACCAAAAATATGATCAACATTTGAATAAAACCTTTTTCTCCCCTATTCTGTTGTCTTCTTATTCCTTcctaattattataatttttctctAATTCACAAAAAGTAGGACCtgcttaatctttttttttcttttttttctcatacttATTCTCCCGTATATatggttttttcttcttccaattATGACTTCTCTaaggtctccctctctctctctctctatgtcaATTCTTTTCCCAATATTTATAAAGAAGTAAAAGATAGTTCAAGTAGTGACACATGTGATGACTTATATTGagatataaaaaatgtatataattaaGTAGCGCTGCCTATGGCACTAACAGATTTGTTTTCACTTTCAGCCCTGATATAATTTGTCAGCTAGTCATTACCGTACGTATAAACTATTGAGATCTAGTAACGGAAGTGGAGCAAAAGAATGTGTGTTGGAGTTAGACCAATATATCATTATAATCATCATTCTTATGATCGATGATCGATGATGATGTgtagattgttttttctttcttttctggtGCTAGAATCTTTCGTTATTTCTGATTTCTGATTCTGACTTATTACTTAAATACGTCTAAGTGCTTTTATTTGTTTCCTGTTTGATGAGCATGCTCATATTCAACTAAAGTTCTGAGAgctgctttaattttcttttttccctgtCATGTCGTTATTATACatcatatatacacacacacacacacacacacacacacacacacatatatatatatatatatatatatatatatatataaaatgggaCCTTTTGATTTATCaagttttcttccttttattgttacataaaattttgaaaactcatAAATTTTATGATCAATTAGAGCAATCTGtttaattgaatatatatatatatatatacactaacttTCATTTTTGCAAAAAGTAATTAAGAGTACTCATTATTTTAGTTGAAGATAGAAAACAACTTACTAAATTaggtttatattttaaaaaaaattataatttaattatgttacgtaatttctaaataaattctttgatttggatttggatttattGATGTGGggtatataaatttaataagataATAGTGCCACGTGTCATACCTAGGGCCGAGGAGTCCAATACAGTGCCGAAGAGCCCATACTCTCGGATGGTGAAGCTAGAGAGGCAAGCCATTGCCACGCAGATGACACATTATCAGAGGAGGACCAAATTGCAGAGGAAAAGCTTCAGAGAGGGGAAAAGTCTTGACGTGATTGAAGGGATGgtagctgccaccacatttattACACCTCACCAAACCCtttggccgcatttatgtgaaGAAGACCTTTGAACAGTGTTGTCTTGGTTGCTGTAACTCATAAAAGACTGGGAAAAGCGTCTGATGGGACAACCACTCAAGTGGTGGCTTGCATAATCAACAAATAAAGGGCCAAGATCAATTGAAGGAGGCTATATAATGTAGGGGTCCTCCAGTATGGGGAATCAGAAAATCTAtagaaaaaacactgtagcaacaaGAATTGAGATTGTATCCAAGTCTGAAAGACTTATATTCAGGAACCATCCTCCTCGGACTTTGCCAATGAAGGATTTCTTTGCACAAGAGTTTGtctttctttactttcttaTTATCTTTAATCCATTACAAAATGTTACTTGATCTATTGAATCCTAGTTtttaagcccactctctacaaattcattgtattgggctctttgggcttgAATCCTTCTACATCTTGGGCTCAGGAATCAAAATGATTCCCATACAattgatatacatatatatatatatgtatgtatgtatgtatcatttataaatattttttaataaattgaaaagTAAATGAATCATAGGATAAGAGCATAATGAATGAAGTGGAGGAGCACGTTAAAAGTAGCGTGATCATAGAATActtattaaattaaaagaaactTTTGTCAATTTACGTACTGTAAGACCAGTTATACTCAATTGTGCTAAATGTGGTGTTGTTACATAGCAAGATATTTAGAAAATGAGTGTAGGTAAAATAAGAATATTAATATGGATAAGTAAAAGTACATGAGAATATGAGATTCAGAATGTGGAAATCAAGTTAAAGATATGAGCGACctctattgatgaaaagataagTGAGAGTCATTTGAGATGGTTCGTCCATGTTTAGAGAAAAGCGAATAACGCaccaataagaaaaaatatgttCATTCAAGTTGAGCGAACAAAAAtattagagaaagaaaataataataataataataataaaagcagtaaaaaattatatatcgaTTAATGAAGTGACATTGTATAactttagataaaataaaatgaagaaaaaatatatgcCAACCctaaaaaatttggaattagaagttcattgtttttttgataaaaaagttTTGGTAAACGTCATGAATTAGAATTAATTTCAAACTAATACAAAATCTACCTtggtatgtatgtgtgtgtgtgtgtaaaatagaatgcaagaaaagaatatatgttGACCCTaactaatttattgaaaattcataaccaatataataaaattggaaaCTACaactttgttgttgttatagttgttttggtaaaatttttgaTGCACTAAATGAATTAGAATTAATCTCAAGTTAATACAAAATAtactttgaatatatatatacacacacacacacactagtaaAAGGCCTATGCGTTGCACggttttattataatcttataataaatatattttattagaaaaataataacaaaataagtcattattataaataaatgaataatgaGTTTTTAATCGCTATGGCACATGGTCCATGCATGCATCATGGATTGAGCTACTGCTTCATATGTATCCAGGTTTGTATCTTTGTTTGGAATTTCTACCGATGGTGAAGCGAAATCAAAATATGTGCACGAGGTAATCCTCTTTTTAGAAATTCAATAGTGTACAAAACAACATAGaacaaacaatatatttttaatcatttctaaataaaaatattaattgtgattatttttttaatataattactGTAATTAACATGTAATCATGCAAAAATTGTCATTTTGAGATTTGAAGgctttttatttgataatatttagtttttcatcATACATGCAAGGTTGCATCTCCCAAACTACTGAACTTGTATAGTGTCTTTTATCAATTGatccaattttattttgaaaactgtAGCCTTGATCAATATTAGGTATGTCTTCAGGGTTTTTGCTAGGTATTTCACGTCTTTGCAAATTTGCAACAACATTAGCATCTTGGTTTATTGAAGTATACATCAAGAAGATTAATTTTACTtggaaacaaatttattataaaataaatatgcaCAATTGAAGCAaatcaatacaaatttattatgtaaaataaatgtATGACTATATTGATTACCTTCAATTGTTCATTGCTTGTATGATCTGTTCACAAGAATAgtgtttctttgtctttttttggttgaatcTATAGATCTTGATAGTCATAAATTTAACAATATGCATATTTGAAAGACAAATCAAGTGCAttgaaagtgtaaaaaaaaaaacacttgccTGTGATAGTGGTTATGTATGTCTTCCATGTCAAACCACTTCTTGGAGAGGgagtgaaagttttttttttttttggccttttcAAACCGAAAGagacatattttgaaaaataaatcaatatacAATAACTAAAACATTAATATTTAGAAGAGTTATTTGATGCAGTTAGTGTTttaattgtaatcaaattatcTTCTCCTTTTTTATGCGCTTTATCAAATTAGCTTTGTCGATCCttgtaattcattttaattagaagtttttgTATTCACGCTTTATCTAATTAGTTTTGGAGGTAGTATTTGACTCGGATTAATATTTCAATTGCGATCAAATTCAAGTAGGATATAGTGATATACATGGggcttaatatttatttttttattttatctataaatttCTTGCAATTTGGGGccgccaattttttttttttttttttcaacttgaaCGTGcacatgttgaattttttttgaatgaagatatttttattataaaatattagatgaagaatttggattgtaatccaATTACAATAgagtttggattgtaatcaaattatgaattttatcaACTAATAAATTATGAAGTTAAAATCATAAACGTGTACTTTACTACTATGTTGctggttttataaaaaaaaaattatgatttttatctacttagaaattatagaagaagaaaagtatatctatgttttaaaaaaatttacaaaaatttctgcaatttggtgAAACCACTTGACGCAATCACGGTTTCTAAGCTCAACTTTTTTGGTGAAACCACTTGACGCAACCACAGTTTTTaagctcaacttttattatatatatgtgtgtgtgtgtgtgtgtgtgtgtgtgtgtgtgtgttaggttctaagaccttagggactaatgtattagaactttgttgaggtacaaattttcAGGCCCTAACTTCTTTAGCCCACGTACAGAAAAATACCCACACAAGCCCAATAATTATTTCGAAGTTCACGTAAATATTTCCTACATATTACTTAAATATTCTCCATGTTATTGGGCTCCCATAAATATTTCCTACATATATAAGCCCCACAAATTACCTTGGGCCATCTCACAAATATTACCCACTACAAAACCCATATTATCCAACATG comes from Castanea sativa cultivar Marrone di Chiusa Pesio chromosome 3, ASM4071231v1 and encodes:
- the LOC142628625 gene encoding secreted RxLR effector protein 161-like; translated protein: MEGIPHIFAIENLMYAQTCTRPNNNFAVGKRRRYQRNPGSNHQKVAKKVMRYLQDTKDYMLTFKRSDNLEVIGYSDSNFAGYVDGRKSTFGYLFMLAGGAILWKSSKQTITTTSTMEVKFVACFEATVHGLCLRNFISGLGIISTKPLRIYCNNSATKFFSKNDKYSNSAKHMEFKYLTIKEEVQKQQVSIEHIST